Proteins from a genomic interval of Candidatus Angelobacter sp.:
- a CDS encoding DUF1080 domain-containing protein, protein MKSTFFSTLALVSIVARLNAAESEAGFKPLFDGKTFNGWKAATEHPDTWKIENGAFVAHG, encoded by the coding sequence ATGAAATCCACATTCTTCAGCACGCTTGCCCTGGTCAGCATCGTCGCACGACTGAACGCCGCCGAATCGGAGGCGGGATTCAAGCCGCTCTTCGACGGAAAAACCTTCAACGGCTGGAAGGCGGCGACAGAGCACCCCGACACCTGGAAGATCGAAAACGGCGCGTTCGTCGCACACGGTC